A part of Dethiosulfovibrio faecalis genomic DNA contains:
- the minC gene encoding septum site-determining protein MinC, with product MLQEKANDDMVTLKGQGSLLRLLLPSNGPLEIVLSQAKQALDKASSMIGDIGIVLETGCRRLDGISVVRILEDLIWPMSLNVKYWKSEDRETTVLLKRSGFSLEDDEVSSGNLCTGEPLVVDRSLRSGQKVVHDGDVLILGSVHDGSEVLASGNICVFGKLQGLVHAGSQGDDRRFIAVDSFMARQVRIGCRVSNEMAQSEQRWWGRPVIISIERGSFLVTERD from the coding sequence GTGCTTCAAGAAAAGGCAAATGACGATATGGTTACGTTGAAAGGACAGGGCAGTCTACTGAGATTATTGTTGCCCTCGAATGGTCCGTTGGAGATAGTGCTATCTCAGGCCAAACAGGCCTTGGATAAGGCATCTTCCATGATCGGCGATATAGGGATTGTCTTGGAGACCGGTTGTAGACGTCTGGACGGGATCTCTGTCGTTCGGATTCTGGAGGATCTTATATGGCCGATGTCCTTAAACGTGAAATATTGGAAGAGTGAGGATAGAGAAACAACCGTTCTTCTTAAGAGATCTGGTTTTTCCTTGGAGGACGATGAGGTTTCCTCCGGTAATCTCTGCACCGGAGAGCCCTTGGTGGTGGATCGATCCCTTAGATCGGGTCAGAAGGTGGTTCACGATGGCGACGTCCTTATACTGGGGAGCGTTCACGATGGTTCCGAGGTTTTGGCGTCAGGAAATATCTGCGTTTTTGGAAAACTTCAGGGCCTTGTTCACGCTGGTTCTCAAGGAGACGATAGAAGGTTCATCGCCGTCGATTCCTTTATGGCTCGTCAGGTAAGGATAGGCTGTAGGGTCAGCAACGAAATGGCCCAGTCGGAACAACGCTGGTGGGGAAGGCCTGTTATAATTTCCATTGAAAGAGGGTCTTTTTTGGTTACCGAGCGAGATTGA
- a CDS encoding TIGR03960 family B12-binding radical SAM protein yields the protein MFFDEWNDRRWEAMASVKRPSRYAGGEWGDTSPKVGPSYRICLCFPDVYEVGMSYLGYQLLYSMIKGLDRIDVERAYCPWIDMEKEMRSRNISLGSLESDRSLSDFDALGFTLQYELSFTNILTMLDLGGIPLKASDRGDDAPLVIAGGPGALAPEPISEFFDLICLGDGEEMLPSLLESLAESSEMSRDDRIRMASDIPGVYAPSIIDWTYGEQGALPLELKSSLSRVISADMDSICPDSAIVPSASILHDRIAVEVFRGCSRGCRFCQAGMIYRPIRERSPEKVLETVKKLAEATGWEEVSLVSLASCDYSRIGEAIEMLRPYLDARDMKLSLPSLRMDNFALSLAAGLDVMKKSGLTLAPEAGSQRLRDVINKGVSEEDVETTLKAAFEHGWNRIKLYFMMGLPTETEEDLAGILRIADRAAKIGRSMKKRGQISVSVAGFVPKPHTPFQWEAQDDIETLREKGRWLKGRVRDKKISLRYHEPEQTFLEGVFARGDRRLGDVIERAWRLGARFDGWTETFDLSIWLRAFEECSVDPEWYNQRERYRDEGFPWDHIDVGVTREFLWRERCRSREGLLTPDCRGGTCSACGWQGRGCSWSGGGADLAQN from the coding sequence ATGTTTTTTGACGAGTGGAACGATCGACGATGGGAAGCGATGGCCTCGGTCAAGCGTCCTTCGAGATACGCCGGAGGGGAGTGGGGAGACACTTCACCCAAGGTAGGTCCCTCCTACAGGATATGTCTGTGTTTTCCAGATGTCTACGAGGTGGGTATGAGCTATCTGGGGTATCAGCTTTTGTACTCCATGATAAAAGGACTCGATCGGATAGATGTGGAGAGAGCTTACTGTCCTTGGATAGACATGGAAAAAGAGATGAGATCCAGGAACATCTCTCTGGGATCTCTGGAATCCGATCGGTCTCTGTCCGACTTCGACGCCTTAGGATTCACGTTGCAATACGAGCTCTCTTTTACGAATATACTGACCATGCTTGATCTGGGCGGCATCCCCCTGAAGGCATCCGATAGAGGTGATGACGCCCCGCTTGTCATAGCGGGAGGCCCGGGGGCGCTGGCTCCCGAACCTATCTCCGAGTTTTTCGACCTTATCTGTCTTGGAGACGGAGAGGAGATGCTCCCATCTCTGCTCGAGTCATTGGCCGAATCTTCCGAAATGTCACGGGACGACAGAATTCGTATGGCCTCCGATATCCCGGGGGTCTACGCTCCTTCAATAATTGATTGGACCTACGGCGAGCAAGGTGCCTTACCTCTTGAGTTGAAAAGCTCTCTTTCCAGAGTAATTTCTGCCGACATGGACTCGATCTGCCCCGATTCCGCGATAGTTCCGTCTGCCAGTATCCTGCACGACAGGATCGCCGTCGAGGTCTTTCGTGGTTGTTCCAGAGGATGCCGCTTCTGCCAGGCTGGGATGATATATCGCCCCATAAGGGAACGATCTCCCGAAAAGGTATTGGAGACGGTAAAGAAACTTGCCGAGGCCACCGGATGGGAGGAGGTCAGCCTCGTGTCTCTGGCGAGCTGCGACTACTCCAGGATCGGCGAGGCCATAGAGATGTTGAGGCCTTATCTGGACGCCAGAGACATGAAGCTCAGCTTGCCCAGCCTCAGGATGGACAACTTCGCCCTCTCTTTGGCCGCAGGGCTGGACGTAATGAAAAAAAGCGGTTTGACCTTGGCGCCGGAGGCGGGATCTCAGAGGCTCAGGGACGTGATAAACAAAGGGGTCTCCGAGGAAGACGTGGAGACCACTCTGAAAGCTGCCTTCGAGCACGGGTGGAATAGGATAAAACTTTATTTTATGATGGGGCTTCCGACGGAGACGGAGGAGGATCTTGCCGGGATTCTCAGGATAGCCGATAGAGCCGCCAAGATAGGTCGTTCCATGAAAAAGAGGGGGCAGATCTCCGTTTCGGTGGCAGGTTTCGTGCCGAAACCTCACACCCCTTTCCAATGGGAGGCTCAGGACGATATCGAGACCCTAAGAGAAAAGGGACGATGGCTCAAGGGACGTGTCAGAGATAAGAAGATATCTCTCAGGTACCATGAACCGGAGCAGACTTTTCTGGAAGGCGTTTTCGCAAGAGGCGACAGGAGATTGGGCGATGTCATAGAGCGGGCCTGGCGTTTAGGGGCCCGTTTCGACGGTTGGACCGAGACATTCGATCTGTCCATATGGCTCAGGGCTTTCGAGGAATGTTCCGTCGACCCGGAATGGTACAACCAAAGGGAGAGGTACAGGGACGAGGGCTTCCCCTGGGATCACATTGACGTCGGAGTGACCAGAGAATTTCTCTGGAGAGAGAGATGCCGTTCCAGGGAAGGTCTTTTAACCCCCGATTGCCGTGGAGGGACCTGCTCTGCCTGTGGATGGCAGGGGCGAGGATGCAGCTGGTCCGGGGGAGGTGCCGATCTTGCCCAGAATTAG
- the minD gene encoding septum site-determining protein MinD: protein MDARVIVVTSGKGGVGKTTTTANVSMALAKRGYKVVAVDADIGLRNLDVILGLENRIVYNLVDVIEGNCGLRQAMVKDKRVEGLYLLPAAQTRTKDAVSPDQMKYLCDELKKEFDFVLLDSPAGIEGGFQNAAIGAREALVVTTPDVSAVRDADRIIGMLESMGKMPIKLIVNRIRPQMVAKGEMLSVDDVLEILAVDLAGIVPEDESVVTSSNKGEPLTMGDGSPAARAFANIAGRIVGEEINLLDMRSSQREGLLDGFKKFFLRK from the coding sequence GTGGATGCACGGGTGATAGTTGTTACCTCGGGCAAAGGCGGAGTGGGAAAGACGACCACCACCGCCAACGTCTCAATGGCGCTTGCCAAGAGAGGCTATAAGGTCGTGGCCGTCGATGCGGATATAGGACTAAGAAATCTCGATGTCATCCTCGGACTTGAGAACCGAATAGTATATAACCTAGTGGATGTCATAGAGGGTAATTGCGGACTTCGACAGGCTATGGTAAAGGACAAAAGGGTAGAGGGGCTTTACCTTCTTCCGGCGGCTCAAACCAGGACCAAGGATGCGGTGTCTCCCGACCAGATGAAGTATCTCTGCGACGAGCTCAAGAAGGAATTCGACTTCGTTCTTCTTGACAGTCCCGCCGGTATCGAGGGGGGGTTTCAGAATGCGGCCATAGGAGCCAGAGAGGCTCTGGTCGTTACCACTCCCGACGTTTCCGCTGTAAGAGATGCCGACAGGATCATAGGAATGCTCGAGTCGATGGGGAAGATGCCCATAAAACTCATCGTTAACAGGATAAGACCCCAGATGGTGGCCAAGGGAGAGATGTTATCGGTCGACGACGTGCTGGAGATCCTTGCAGTGGACCTCGCTGGAATAGTCCCCGAGGACGAATCGGTCGTGACTTCCTCCAATAAAGGGGAACCTCTCACCATGGGGGACGGATCCCCTGCTGCCAGGGCTTTTGCGAATATAGCCGGAAGAATAGTGGGAGAGGAAATAAACCTGCTGGACATGAGGTCATCTCAAAGGGAAGGTCTTCTGGATGGCTTTAAAAAGTTCTTTCTCCGGAAGTAG
- a CDS encoding TIGR03936 family radical SAM-associated protein → MPRIRVLFSKRGPFCFIRHVELPQIFSRAAARAGLSIELTEGFSPHPKISLGPALPVGVVACAEPAEIWFDDWRDSYLEKFDGALPDGLSVFAAEPVEGKSLNKLSDAGEYVVHFPRDEKRETVLSLLREEKHPWEESLLDWEIIDRSFRMVMSSPSQKGPGHIVKKLVEMEIIRGWADVRLARLSVGTWNSESKKVVPLVESASGTLSVREG, encoded by the coding sequence TTGCCCAGAATTAGAGTCCTTTTCTCTAAAAGAGGTCCTTTTTGTTTCATACGTCACGTCGAGTTACCTCAGATATTCTCCCGGGCTGCCGCCAGGGCGGGGTTGTCCATAGAGTTGACGGAGGGATTCTCCCCCCATCCCAAGATCTCCCTAGGTCCTGCTCTGCCTGTCGGTGTGGTCGCCTGTGCCGAGCCGGCGGAGATCTGGTTCGACGACTGGCGGGATTCATATCTCGAAAAGTTTGACGGCGCTCTTCCCGACGGCCTTTCTGTGTTTGCAGCCGAGCCAGTCGAGGGAAAATCGCTAAATAAACTCTCCGATGCCGGGGAGTATGTCGTGCATTTTCCCCGTGACGAAAAGAGAGAGACAGTTTTGTCTCTCTTGAGAGAGGAAAAGCACCCCTGGGAGGAGTCCCTTCTCGACTGGGAGATAATCGATCGCTCCTTCCGTATGGTTATGTCGTCCCCCTCTCAGAAAGGTCCGGGGCATATAGTCAAAAAACTGGTAGAGATGGAGATAATCCGGGGATGGGCCGATGTAAGATTGGCTCGTCTTTCCGTAGGTACATGGAACAGCGAATCTAAAAAGGTGGTTCCTCTGGTCGAGAGCGCCTCTGGGACTCTTTCCGTCAGAGAGGGGTGA
- the mrdA gene encoding penicillin-binding protein 2, with protein sequence MFDDKVLLNSRLRLIRIALMLSMLVLFSGLLYYQVFRSDKYVKLATSNKLRVVRLPARRGRILDANGVLLANNVLTFDIVGYPLDLRKEGILSDFADLLGRHGIPLTEEILEKRIKKQYVVPYRSVVLLRNLTLPQVTDLVGDPEFPPQLFHLPVWRRTYPVGALVCHVLGYVGEISEQELKELGQDGETSRFVGGDVIGKGGVEQFYEDRLQGYPGHKVLEVDARGRFVRILSGRKPVPGEDLSLTLDLGAQKFAADLLGESRGAVIAMDLRSGGLKVLYSNPTFDLNPLAWGVSSKEWRDLVSDPHRPMMNRAISGTYSPGSVYKPVVAYAALADGVVTEKTTFFCSGKFELGNQVFRCHRRWGHGNEDLVGALRDSCDVYFYEVGQRVGIDSLVRWGKVFGIGLKTGIDLPGESEGNIAGRDWKEKRFGDRWYKGDTVNYSIGQGFLLMTPIQILRQFGALATGKLLRPHLFSDAASPPVDLGLSPKFLKVVQKGMAAVVKPKGTGWRAGIYGVSVAGKTGTVQNSGEDHAVFGGYAPAENPRYAVVAFVEEGLHGSTAAAPIVGQLLAYLVKNDEGGSGGASRKGK encoded by the coding sequence ATGTTTGACGATAAAGTGTTGCTGAACTCCAGACTACGGCTGATAAGGATAGCACTGATGCTCTCTATGTTGGTCCTGTTCAGCGGATTGCTGTATTATCAGGTTTTTCGATCCGACAAGTACGTCAAATTGGCGACGTCGAACAAACTGAGAGTGGTTAGGCTTCCCGCCAGAAGAGGGAGAATTCTCGATGCCAACGGGGTTCTTCTGGCGAACAATGTCTTGACGTTCGACATAGTGGGCTACCCGTTAGACCTTAGAAAAGAGGGAATACTGTCCGATTTTGCCGACCTGTTGGGTCGACATGGTATTCCTCTTACCGAGGAGATCCTGGAGAAGAGGATAAAAAAACAGTATGTAGTGCCCTACCGTTCCGTTGTTTTGCTCCGTAACCTGACCTTACCGCAGGTAACGGATCTGGTTGGGGATCCCGAATTTCCTCCGCAGCTTTTTCACCTTCCCGTCTGGAGAAGGACCTACCCTGTAGGAGCTCTCGTCTGTCACGTATTGGGTTACGTCGGGGAGATTTCGGAGCAGGAACTCAAGGAATTGGGGCAGGACGGCGAGACCTCTCGTTTTGTCGGAGGCGACGTAATAGGCAAGGGAGGGGTCGAACAGTTTTACGAAGATCGCCTACAGGGCTACCCGGGACACAAGGTTCTGGAAGTCGACGCGAGAGGGCGATTCGTCAGGATTCTGTCCGGGAGAAAGCCTGTCCCTGGAGAAGACCTGTCTTTGACCCTTGACCTGGGAGCGCAAAAGTTCGCTGCCGATCTTTTAGGAGAGAGTCGAGGTGCCGTCATAGCCATGGACTTGAGGAGCGGAGGATTAAAAGTACTTTACTCCAACCCTACCTTCGACCTAAATCCTCTTGCCTGGGGAGTTTCTTCCAAAGAATGGAGAGATCTCGTCTCCGATCCCCATCGTCCCATGATGAACAGAGCGATCAGTGGGACCTACTCTCCCGGTTCGGTGTATAAACCGGTCGTAGCCTATGCCGCACTGGCCGACGGTGTCGTAACGGAGAAGACTACTTTCTTTTGCTCCGGAAAGTTCGAACTCGGAAATCAGGTCTTTCGTTGTCATAGACGTTGGGGCCACGGAAACGAGGATCTAGTCGGAGCTCTGAGAGATTCCTGTGACGTCTATTTTTACGAGGTTGGACAGAGAGTAGGAATAGATTCGTTGGTTCGTTGGGGCAAGGTCTTTGGGATAGGCTTAAAGACCGGAATCGATCTTCCCGGTGAATCGGAGGGAAATATCGCAGGTCGGGATTGGAAGGAAAAGCGTTTCGGAGATAGGTGGTACAAAGGCGATACAGTAAATTATTCGATCGGTCAAGGGTTTCTCCTGATGACCCCTATACAGATATTGAGGCAGTTCGGAGCTCTTGCGACGGGGAAATTGTTGCGCCCCCATTTGTTCTCAGACGCGGCTTCGCCTCCGGTCGACCTCGGTCTCTCTCCTAAATTTCTCAAGGTGGTTCAAAAGGGCATGGCCGCTGTGGTCAAGCCCAAGGGGACGGGATGGCGTGCCGGTATCTACGGAGTCTCCGTGGCCGGTAAGACCGGTACAGTTCAGAATTCCGGAGAGGACCATGCGGTGTTCGGAGGATATGCTCCGGCCGAAAATCCACGCTATGCTGTCGTAGCTTTCGTAGAGGAAGGATTGCATGGCAGCACCGCCGCCGCTCCCATAGTTGGTCAGCTTCTGGCGTATTTGGTCAAAAACGACGAAGGAGGTTCCGGCGGTGCTTCAAGAAAAGGCAAATGA
- the rodA gene encoding rod shape-determining protein RodA, with the protein MKGLDLALFFCIAVLYFVGVAFIYSAASGINVSGIGFARRQLVWGGVSILAFGAVLKVGYRRLLSWGYWIYGGILCCLVLVLLTGVVAKGAQSWFSFGGLRLQPSEMGKISLALLLAKLSVYGKLETLSGFLKVWALSGCSLVLVLLQPDLGSALVYATMIFAALWASGCRKRHFFSLIGLGLAMLPVGWHFLKGYQKQRLMVFVDPSLDPLGAGYNVIQSRIAVGSGSIWGKGFLQGTQSKLRFLPEPHTDFIFSVFSEECGFIGGVVVLAIFSLLFWRMISIAIKTKDKQAKVMIAALTAWIWFQVFECVGMSMGLLPVTGLPLPLLSYGGSALVATSVALGLIASVGITDEMERQTFER; encoded by the coding sequence TTGAAAGGACTCGATCTTGCGCTGTTCTTCTGCATCGCAGTTCTGTATTTCGTGGGAGTTGCCTTCATATACAGCGCAGCATCGGGGATAAACGTCAGCGGAATTGGTTTCGCTCGTCGCCAGTTGGTATGGGGGGGCGTCTCAATTCTGGCCTTCGGTGCGGTTCTGAAAGTCGGTTACAGACGTTTGTTAAGTTGGGGGTACTGGATTTACGGTGGAATTCTCTGTTGTCTCGTATTAGTCTTGCTTACAGGAGTCGTGGCGAAGGGAGCCCAGTCCTGGTTCTCCTTCGGTGGACTCAGACTGCAGCCATCCGAGATGGGGAAGATCTCCTTGGCTTTGTTGCTGGCCAAGCTTTCGGTATACGGCAAGTTGGAGACTCTTTCGGGCTTTCTGAAGGTGTGGGCTCTGTCCGGGTGCAGTCTGGTCCTTGTCTTGCTCCAACCGGACCTGGGAAGTGCCCTGGTATATGCGACCATGATCTTCGCCGCTCTATGGGCATCAGGGTGTCGTAAACGCCATTTCTTTTCCCTTATAGGCCTTGGATTGGCCATGCTCCCCGTGGGATGGCATTTTCTTAAGGGATATCAGAAACAGAGGTTGATGGTCTTCGTTGATCCATCCCTAGACCCGTTAGGGGCGGGCTATAACGTCATACAGTCCAGGATTGCCGTCGGTTCCGGGTCGATCTGGGGCAAGGGATTCCTTCAAGGTACCCAGAGCAAGCTTCGTTTCTTGCCTGAGCCTCATACGGATTTTATATTCAGCGTTTTTTCCGAGGAATGTGGTTTCATCGGAGGAGTCGTTGTTCTGGCTATTTTTTCGTTGCTTTTCTGGAGAATGATCTCCATCGCGATCAAGACCAAGGATAAACAGGCTAAAGTCATGATAGCCGCCTTGACCGCCTGGATATGGTTTCAGGTCTTCGAATGTGTGGGGATGAGCATGGGGCTTCTTCCCGTGACGGGGCTTCCTCTTCCCCTTCTGAGTTACGGAGGTAGTGCCTTGGTCGCCACCTCCGTTGCCTTGGGATTGATAGCGAGTGTGGGCATTACCGATGAGATGGAGCGCCAGACTTTTGAAAGGTAA
- a CDS encoding Rne/Rng family ribonuclease, producing the protein MADRDSEIRIIANTVDPEEMRVAIIEGDRLRELFIERMWERQKTGEIYKARVESVLPGMNASFVNLGDGRNAFLYLNDAKGYHLKPGMDVVVQVVKTARKNKGARVTTRLSLPGRFLVIVPGGQDVGVSKRIVEDKERLRLRDVARQLSKREDIGIIVRTAAEGQDPEILENDFDSLMQLWREVAHEADVQTAPCLLYRDPGLTGRVLRDEFSGDVFEIVTDNEEEKTKVEEWLRTYGGQVMPSVSLHRGNTPVFEFYDIEKEVAAALDQKVWLRSGAYIVIEQTEAMTVIDVNTGKFVGDTDLRHTVLQTNLEAADEIAWQLRLRAIGGIVIVDFIDMECEEDKTALVQRMEQLLADDRCRSKVFGVTHLGLVEITRKRARTDVRSILTRSCPFCGTTARVLKEDSVAVTLKRFIRKIVRSNKSEAMLLECNSHIAGYIAETYLSVWEEAFERAIALCAVPSMDWEKFRLDYQGSREGLEKRVAQRQEEALVVYSTTSA; encoded by the coding sequence GTGGCCGATCGGGACAGCGAGATCAGGATAATAGCCAACACAGTCGATCCCGAGGAGATGAGGGTAGCGATAATAGAGGGCGACAGGCTCAGAGAGCTCTTCATAGAGCGGATGTGGGAGCGCCAGAAAACAGGTGAGATCTACAAAGCCAGGGTGGAAAGCGTCTTACCGGGTATGAACGCCTCCTTCGTCAACCTAGGGGACGGCAGAAACGCCTTTCTCTATCTCAACGACGCCAAGGGGTACCATCTAAAGCCTGGGATGGACGTGGTCGTTCAGGTCGTCAAGACCGCCAGAAAAAACAAAGGAGCCAGGGTTACAACCAGACTGTCTCTGCCAGGACGTTTTCTCGTGATAGTCCCCGGAGGTCAGGACGTCGGGGTTTCGAAGAGGATCGTGGAAGACAAGGAACGTCTCAGACTCAGGGACGTAGCCAGACAGCTCTCGAAAAGAGAGGATATCGGCATCATCGTCAGAACCGCCGCCGAAGGTCAGGATCCGGAAATTCTCGAAAACGATTTCGATAGCTTGATGCAACTTTGGCGCGAGGTCGCACACGAGGCCGATGTACAGACAGCCCCATGCCTTCTCTATCGGGATCCGGGGCTTACCGGCCGTGTCCTTCGGGACGAGTTCTCCGGAGACGTCTTCGAGATCGTGACCGACAACGAGGAAGAGAAAACCAAGGTGGAGGAATGGCTGAGGACATACGGGGGACAGGTTATGCCGTCGGTATCCCTTCATCGAGGCAATACCCCTGTCTTCGAGTTCTACGACATAGAGAAAGAGGTAGCGGCCGCGCTGGACCAGAAGGTATGGCTTCGTTCCGGTGCCTATATAGTGATCGAACAGACCGAGGCTATGACGGTAATAGACGTAAATACCGGTAAATTCGTAGGCGATACGGACCTGAGGCACACGGTTTTACAGACCAACCTCGAGGCAGCCGACGAGATAGCCTGGCAGCTTCGTCTCAGAGCCATCGGTGGAATAGTCATAGTGGATTTCATAGACATGGAATGCGAGGAAGATAAAACGGCCTTGGTCCAGAGGATGGAACAGCTTTTGGCCGACGATCGATGTCGCTCCAAGGTCTTCGGAGTTACCCATCTTGGATTGGTGGAGATCACCAGAAAGAGAGCCAGAACTGACGTGAGGTCCATACTCACGAGGAGCTGTCCTTTTTGTGGCACCACTGCCAGGGTATTGAAGGAAGACAGCGTCGCCGTGACATTGAAACGATTCATCCGAAAAATCGTCAGGTCCAATAAATCGGAGGCCATGCTGTTGGAATGTAACTCCCATATCGCCGGCTATATAGCGGAGACCTATCTCTCCGTATGGGAGGAGGCTTTCGAACGTGCAATAGCTCTATGTGCCGTCCCTTCGATGGATTGGGAGAAATTCAGATTGGACTATCAAGGGAGCAGGGAAGGGCTTGAAAAGAGAGTCGCCCAGCGTCAGGAGGAGGCCCTAGTTGTATATAGCACGACTTCAGCTTAA
- the minE gene encoding cell division topological specificity factor MinE encodes MSFLDKIFGKKKSQSVAKERLQLVLINDRSDISPEVLERLREDLISVISSYMEIDTEHIEMDFDREGKKVALVANIPVTNIRRGQRGNRDV; translated from the coding sequence ATGAGTTTTCTGGATAAGATATTCGGTAAGAAAAAATCTCAGTCCGTCGCCAAGGAGAGGCTCCAGCTAGTATTGATCAACGATAGATCGGACATCTCCCCAGAGGTGCTGGAAAGGCTTCGAGAGGACTTAATCTCCGTGATCTCCAGTTATATGGAGATAGATACGGAACATATAGAGATGGACTTCGATCGAGAGGGGAAGAAAGTGGCCTTAGTGGCCAACATCCCTGTAACCAACATCAGGAGGGGCCAGCGAGGCAACAGGGATGTCTGA